One Fundulus heteroclitus isolate FHET01 chromosome 8, MU-UCD_Fhet_4.1, whole genome shotgun sequence genomic window, ctttcctgttaaaagggggCAAATGGGTAAGGAAAGCACATTCAAGGCAGAGGATTTCTGTAAAGGTATGGCTATCATTGAGCGTGAGATTGCTGCAAAAATGATTTGGTTAATCCCTCTGTTTGATTATTTTAGGCAACCCTTTTTGTAGGCAAACACAAAGAACTGTGGACTGGTTTTTCCAGACTAGAGGTAAATTGACAGTTGCAGGCTATCTGGATGTTTAAAGTGCTGTTTTTAACATGATTTCTTTTGTGTGCAGGCTGACCTGTTACTGTTTCAGTTGgaattttagttttgttttgctgtttctttgGTTGTTGTCCGGGTTCGACCCACCGGGGGCCCTATGCTGTCCCTGGATCCTGCactggttttattcagattgagtTAAGGGGATTAGTGGGAGgagagtttgttttctttttgtattataTGCACTAGGGTTTTGGGagtgagtgtgtttttgttggggaACACTAAGGTGtattcagtttgtgttttgtagtcgttctcccccccctcccaaggGATCTACTTAATTCAACTgggtttttaacttttctttacaGTTAGCAGGATTCCAGACCAGCATAGGCGCTCACTTTTAAACTAGTTAGTTTTTGTGTaccataaaatacattgatttctgtttcttggtacctgtatatttaataaattatatatttaatgggAAACCGTGCCTCTGTTATTCCTTGCAACCTCCTTGACCTGGTACAAAGAGGGTCTAACGCATAGAAACGGTACCTGAGGTCACACAATGTTAAGTGGCGTTAACAGTGATGGAGTTAATGTTAAATGCAGTTAACAATGGAGTTCAGCaggattaaaatgtttaatcctGCTGAAGCTACACTTGAGAtgtttaaggggaaacatttaaacatgttggaatggcctagtcaaagcccagacctcattccaattgagaatctgtggttagacttgaagatcacTGTTCACAGGTGTAAACCATCCAACGTGAAGGAACTGGAGCAGTTTTTGCCAAGAGGAAATGGGCAAAATTCCCAGAGGCAAGATATGGCGAGCTTATAGAGACTGATCCAAATTCACTTGCAACTGAACTGCTGCAAGAAAGGGGTGCCATAAAGTAGGGGTGGGTGATTTGAACTGAAAATGTTATTGTGAGTTTTTGTGGCTCTATTGGGATatcaaaaatgattaaaaaaaagcaactactTACAACCTCTGCAGTCTTTCTTTAGGTAACGGGATGGCTGTATGAGACagcttcaaaaacatttttaaataggcTTCAAAACAGCAGTTAGAGAATTGGGATTTTAAGTGGTCATATATCATATATTAATgatttaggggtaaaaaaatcaaacattttttaaacaaaaagccCAAACTGGGACTTGCAAATTACCTAGGGCTGTAAATTTATTCCTATAAGCAGGAATAAGGCcttgtctaagccattacaaggcctttgttaggcagcagcataaagcttggtactgcacattactccagacattttgaattgagaaagcttcctggagatgAACCGAAACGtattcaactacggaaaacaagtccagtcgccttgttttttactttttttggaataggGCTGTAAACGTAAAGTGCCATCTGTTGACACTCACCACCAGTCGCTATAAAAAGAagccaataaataaaattaggaAACCGTGAGAAATCTTTAACACGTAATATCTGCAAGTCAATGTTGCTCCGCAACACTAGTTTTATGTATCTATGGCTTTCTGTCTGACCTGAGTTACTTATGACAATATGAGAGACACATGGTGTGCGCATGCGCGTAAGGCTGCATGCTGCAGTTACCTTGCTCCGTTCgtgttttttaactttctttaactttattacttttctctttttttgattGCTCTGGTTTTTTCACGGTAACTCTGTAAAGTACTGTCCTATCTATCAGGGTCGTTCTCATTGAGTTGTCACTGAGTTTTCGTGctttttttgtgctgtttttatcaTGCCGCGTTCACCGGGACACATTCGCTTTGTTTACACTGGAGATGAACTCAGAGCGCTAATGCCTACCGGATTTGTGGCAAAACCAACTGGAATTCCACTCGAAATCCTGAGGAAAACACATCGTGGCTGCAGAGGAGGTAAAGGACATCGAGGGAAGAAAAGTGGGTCGAGACGAGACGGGCTTATTGAAAGAAGAAGATTTAAGCGGTGTCTCCCCTCTGTCATTATGGGTAATGTTCGCTCCCTATATAACAAACTGGAGGAGCTAACGGCGCTGACGCGGAGTCAACCGGAATACCGTGAGTGCAGCCTGATGTGTTTCACCGAGACATGGCTGCACAGGGACATTACGGACCAGATTTTATACGTGGAAGGCTTTCACACCGTCCGTGCCGACCGGGACACCATGAGCGGTAAGCGAAGGGGAGGAGGGCTTGCAATTCTAGTGAACAGCAGATGGTGTTACCATTAAAGAACAGCTCTGCAGTCCGGATGTTGAAATGCTGGCCGTTGGACTCTGTCCTTACATGCTACCTGGAGAGATCCCACATGTTATGGCTGTGGTCCTGTACATACCTCCGTCTGCAAATCCAACATCTGCCTGCAACATCATATACTCCTCCATCTCCAAACTACAGACCCTCCATCCTAATGCCCTCATCATCATGTCGGGAGACTTCAACCATGTCACCTTGAGGAAAGTTCTGCCAACCTTCAAACAGTATGTGAGCTGCCCTAGCAGAGGAAAGAGAACACTAGACCTGATGTATGCtaacagacctctcaacttttatcaaaagttaagagtgagattatgctaatttgggggcggggcttgttttgggggcggggctaaccggaccctggaagagccggtggagtcaccTCCATCtcttttatcccaccagacaatgaagtagacatgtattacttttgttaaaaagagaaagagacgtattaatactttattgttcagttaatggattaaaacataaaaaatacacaattgttcaaataatactgaatataattaagtagttttaagttattaaccgaattattacactgttacacattcatctatgggttgtttatcattgtaaatctataacctgattggtgaatcaggctgagtttcatcaagcctttatggtcaacaatttcccctttagcagcaacactgaagcacacagaggttcccgctgcgtctttacgcacgatccagctgctgatgtctccctcttttcagctcaatgcacttctagactattacagtttataaccgTTATCATCActtttcacagcgacaggtttctcggtcagtcgccgcgctgatcagacgaatctctattgctctcgtcagtgcgctggggtgaggtgggcggattttacccccgtgcgctgcgtgcgacaGATAAACAATGGGGGAAATGCATAATTACTGTAAaaggctcctataaagggaacaggggtactgacagctctaagatgaagcccctgatgttacaagttctttaaaatgacccttaaaagtgcgcacctgaattaaagcgcaaggcagcacgcccaccaaagcgccactgattctatgttgttagaaaaaatagcatgaaatacagctactaactctcctattgactttaactggcacacgttgctaccgatgtgaggacattaaatgtagtgattcacgttttggatggtgaacggtgataaaagcacctgctccgagggaaaggaggggggagaggagcaagcgcagaggcacagaaatacggtgcatgtagttaaaaaatgcagaattaataaaaacgaaacttataaacagactaagtggctttttaaactgcatctggttagcagaactgttttatgatcctacgtgcagccatgactggttctgaatgaaccggtcatctggcagcagctctcccccgccccctcccctcctgtgtacgcggtacaggaccttaccggctcgcTTTCACcgctgttaagactaaaattattcataactctgatcactcttcctgctgctctgttaaaaagaactgcagcaggaattactgatggccacaagctgtgaaagaagccgaaacagctcagcagaaggcggagttttgtcgtccgccgagatgggctttgtgatttttatgcgtgagaaattccatgtttgcatgtgaaatgccatgtgttgcgtgtgagcgtgtgaagttagtgaaatgcgtgtgtcacacggtcaatgcgtgagagttgagagctatgctaACATTAAAGATGCATACATCACCACTTCTCTCCCCCCCCTCTGGGCAGGTCAGATCACAACCTGGTTCACCTCAAACCATGTTATGTGCCTCTTGTGAGGAGGAAGCCTACGACCACAAGGACTGTGAGGAGACGGTCGGAGGAGGCTTATGAGGCactgcaggcctgctttgaGGTGACTGACTGGTCCGCACTCTGTGAGCCACACGGGGGAGACATTGATGGTCTCACAGAGTGCATCACTGacaacttctgtgtggactgcAATGTGCCAGCTCGGACTGTCACCTGTTACGCCAACAATAAACCATGGATCACCAAAGAAATAAAGGCCATTctgaatgagaagaagagggcATTCAGAGATGGCAACCGTGAAGAGATGAGGAGAGTGCAAGGAGTACTCAAGCGCAAAATCACGAAGGCtaaggacaaatacaggaggaagctggagaagaAACTGCAAACCAACAACATGAGAGATGTGTGGAGTGGGATGAGGGCCATCACAGGGTTCCAGAAGCCCACTGGCATGGGGTTGGAAAGTCGCGTGGATCAGGCCAATGAACTGAACTTATTTTTGAATAGGCTTGACCCCGCTGCTGACTTGCCTACAAGGCCCGTTCCACCTCACCCCACTCCTCCTTATTACAGACCCCCTGTCTGCTCCTCACCACCCCAATACATATCCCCCGACTCCACCCCCTGCTGCTGCCACTACAGTGTCCTTCACACCTGACATGGTGAGAAGACAGCTTACCAGACTGCATTCTGGCAAAGCTGCAGGCCCCGATGGTGTATTCCCCAGGGTGCACAAAGCTTGTGCCGACCAGCTGTGTGGTGTACTTAGCTTTGTCTTCCGTCTGAGTATGCACCTCCAGAGAGTCCCCGTGCTGTGGAAGTCATCCTGCATCGTTCCTGTGCCAAAGACGCCACGTCCTAGCGGCCCTCAGGACTACAGACCGGTAGCACTGACGTCCCACATCATGAAGAACTTTGAGAGGCTAGTCCTGGAGAAGCTAAGGCCCATGGTCAGGCCCTTCACTGATCCACTACAGTTCGCTTACCAGCACCagcatcatctacctgctgaacagagtctacaTTCACCTAGACAAGCCggcgagcactgtgagaatcatgttctttgatttctccagtgcctaCAACACCATCCGCCCAGCTCTACTGGGTGAGATGACGGCAATGCAGGTGGAGGTGACGGCAATGCAGGTGGAGGCACCTAtcgtgtcctggattgttgattacctgacgggcagaccacagtatgtatgcctacagaactgtgtgtctgacagggtggtcagcaacactggggcccctcaggggactgtcctctcccccttcctcttcacccttttcacctcagacttcaactacTGCACTGAGTCCtgtcaccttcagaagttttctgatgactcagcaatagttggctgcattgaaggtggtgatgagagtgaatataggacTGTGGTGGAGAACTTTGTCACCTGGAGTGAGCTGAACtatctgcagctcaacgtgacaaagactaaggagctaatagtggatctgaggaggacaaaaacacctgtgacccctgtttccatccagggggtccctgtagactctgtggaggagtataagtaccttggaatgtactttaacaataagctggactggactagaaacacgaggcggtctacaaaaagggtcAAAGCCGACTCTTCTTCCTAAGGAGGCTGAGatcctttaacatctgtgggacgatgctgaggatgttttatgagtctgttgttgccggCACGCTCTTCTtcgctgtcacatgctggggcagcgGGCTGTGGGCTACCGACAACAGACTAAACAAAGTGATCAGGAGGGCGGGGGATGTTGTGGGAGAGGAGCTAGACACTCTTACGACCGTGgtagaggaggatgctgtccaggctacaGTCCGTCTTatacaatgtctcacaccctctccatgacacactgacccagcagatGAGCTCTTTTAGCAGAAGGCTCCTCTTATCCAGATGCACCActgagcgccacaggaaatcattcctgcctgtggctatcaatctctacaacgcctccctcagttatTCTAATACCCTCCGTCTGTAACTGTCATTTAtgcattctttgcactgttcttgcacaagtcactatCACTTCACTTGGATCTTCAGGGTGAAGTAATATGACTATTGTGACATGGTATGACCTTGTGTGAAAtgttgtaaaaatatatatatatatatatatatatatatatatatatatatatatatatatatatatatatatatatatatatatatatgtgtgtgtattctggagcatgtaacaaaagtaatttccccctgggatcattaaagtatgtctgattctaaaGAGGCCGGGCAGAAAGAACCTGCTAGGAGTCAAACCCAGACCTGTAGAGACGAGTcctgaatgtgtttttataGTTTTCCAAGTCTAAGCATCAAAAATTTTACACTTGGGATTAAAATATGGACtcaatttctttttccttttagctgaaaaaaatgcaactggaAATtctaaaagtgtgtttttactgtttgatCACTTTACTGTTTGAGCTACTGACGGAAAGCCACAAAATCAATAATCAAAAAACAATTTCACTGACCAAAGATCCTTGATCTGAGTTCAACCTGGGCGCCAAATGCATCATGTTCCACGATCGGTTAATGGGGGCAACAGATCCAGGAGGGAAGCCCAGACAGCCCTCTACTCAGCAACATCCTCCAACTCATTCTGGGGGTCACTCTGTGCTACCAGGCTAAACAGGATATAAAGTCCCTCCTGCAAGGCCTGGGTCTTCCCCGGGGGACACACACAGAggacatcctgatcagatggCCAAAGAACCTCAACTCCTTTCTGtgcggagaagcagcggctctactctgatcTTCCTCATGGACAACAATAAAGATTGAAATTCCTATTTTGGAGTTTGGGGAAATCACCGATAGCTTTCCCACATATTACAGATTTTGACTTTAGGTTTGTCtagatggcaaaaaaaaagtgaaatactaGCTTATACTGCTAAAGGAGAACATCTTCAGAGTTGTTATGCATCATCACATGTGGGGGAAAAACAGCCAAAACCCAACTAGGCAGAAGTTTAGTACTTGTGTCCATAATGCTACAGAAATTCACAACAGCCTGAACTAGAATCTACAAAGGCAACCTTGCGTTTACCTTTAGTAGGTATGTTCAAACGCAGCATAAAACAAGGGATATGGATACGATAGAAGattaatatttgtattattCTATTGTTACAAGGAAGGTACAGAAGTCAGGAGAATATTAGACATCATTTAAAGTTTATTCAtatcaaacatttttgttgttgcactAGATTGAGCCAATCACAGCTCCAACCATCTTCCCGACAGCTCGGTGAACTTGTTGCCTCTGTGATATGATCAATGCTCTTGGTGGAAATAGGAGTTATCAGGTGGGTAGAGAGTCTTATACCAGCAGAACTGCGTTAATACAGCCGTCGTTCTCTGGGTTATTTGTCACCTGAGCGTATTTACCtgagaaggaaagaaacaatttcaattaaaacattacatttagtGAGATGCATTCAAACCCTTAGAATATTATCTGGTAACTACTGCTTTTGTTCCCAAAAAGCTGCGGTGAAGACTAcagaaacaaatttaaaaacacatactATGGACTCAGTCCATACATTAACAGCTCTCTCTATCAGGTTCTTCGACCCTATCAAGTAAAGCTGAGGGTGGATTTCCTGCTTACATTGTCTTAAGTTAGTCAAAAACTGGTAGTTACAATGACGCACTCACCCCAGATGACCTTTCCACCTTGTGTGACCAGGCCCAGCTCGCTGACATTGACCTCTATCACTGTCCCCTTAGTGATGACTCCCAGAGAGGTGTAGAGTGGTGACGAAGGGTTCTTCTTCACCCCCAGGATGGGAAGGCAGAACGTCGCTTTCAGTTCTGGATGTGTGACGTGAGCCTTCTTAAAGCGCAGACCCTAAAGAGAAGATATAAACCCATGGGTGACCCCGGAGAAAACGAGGAGTGCTAAACATTTACATTCGGACTGGGCTGCCAGCTTACCATGGGTCTGATGAAACGCTCGTACTTTGGAGGTTTTCTTGTGAAACCGTCCCCAACGAAGCAAACTTTGGTCACCATCCTCTTCCAGGCTttcttttgtctctttcctGTTCGGATGACTTTAAGCACTTCCGTCTCTCCTTGAGCGCGAACCTTTGGCAGGGGCACCTCCCATTTGCCCTACAGAGACCGTTGTGCCAGTTAACCACATATTTATGCAAATACCAAAAAAGATGCACGTTCGTTTTGAAGCGTCACTTACagccttttctttcctcttctgTTTGATCATGTTGGAAAGGACCTTTGCGCGAGACTGGCCCTCTCTGTCCAACAGGTAGGCCGGGACTGCTCCTTCGGGGGTCTTGTCATCATCCTTCTGCTTGGTCTTCCTCTGTTCGTGCATTTTGATGCTGAAAACAATAACGCCACAAAGTGTGTTACAGAATGGAAACGAAACTTGACACAACGGGGTTTCCACCTCCATACTCACGTCTTCTTCATCTGGATCTTCTCTGCATGTCTCTGTTTGTGGTACAGCTTGGCCTTCAAACCAATCATCTTCCTGGCTTTGTGGGAGCGCTCGTGGGCCTCTCGGCTCTCCTTCTTCCGCTTCCTCTCGTGGTGGTCCAAGCGGTAGCCATGTCGCTTGCGGTGCAACTCGATGTGCTCGTTCTGaggctgaaagaaaaaaataaataataaaaatttaaaaaattaaaagttacgTGCcataatgtgaaaaggaaaccTTGCATTCAGACAGTACTGAAATGAACCTTCATTAGGAATCAATTAGGAACTTTTTTCACAGTATTTTGTGACACGTGATAGAAAGATGCAGAATCTACCCATCGTGAGACAATTAAGAATAGTTCTCATCTCTAAAACTGCTACTATCAAGGTCTCTGTACATTTTTCATACAAAAATGCCAGATTTTTCCAG contains:
- the LOC118563954 gene encoding ribosome biogenesis protein NSA2 homolog — translated: MPQNEHIELHRKRHGYRLDHHERKRKKESREAHERSHKARKMIGLKAKLYHKQRHAEKIQMKKTIKMHEQRKTKQKDDDKTPEGAVPAYLLDREGQSRAKVLSNMIKQKRKEKAGKWEVPLPKVRAQGETEVLKVIRTGKRQKKAWKRMVTKVCFVGDGFTRKPPKYERFIRPMGLRFKKAHVTHPELKATFCLPILGVKKNPSSPLYTSLGVITKGTVIEVNVSELGLVTQGGKVIWGKYAQVTNNPENDGCINAVLLV